The DNA region CGACGGATCGATCGACTATCAAGGTGAGGATCCAGACGACTTTCACGTGCACGCAGCCACGGTCGCTGCGAAGGCTGACATTCTCGTGACCTGTGACAAGCTTCTGCTGAACCAGCCCAACGCAGACAAGCTGAGCTATGAGGCATTCCATCCAGACGACTTCTTTGTGCTCGTAAACGATTCGGCACCGCTAAACGTTCGGGCGGCCACAATGGACCAGCTCCGCTTCTACGTGGGAAAGTTCGGCGAAAAGAATAGTGGTCTAGTGGATGCGCTAATCGTCGCGAAGACCCCGCAGTTCGCGGACGTAGTTCGGACGCATCTCATCGATTTGTCTGGTGCTCTGTCGAGGATCGACCGCCGCAAGCTCCACAAGTATGAGCGCCTTGCGCTCGAGGTGGAGTCGCGGTAGGCGAATCAAGTGGCAGTCATTTCGTCGTCCGGAAGTAATCAGGTGTCGGGCGAGAGGCTGGAACTAATGAGTCGCACCCGCAATTTGATTGTCCGGCCTCACGACGGCTACGGATGGCACGCCAACCGACCACCAACAATCCAGGTGGCTGCGATCAGGAATGGCCCGTACACCCAGCCACGCATCCGCGCGATTCGAGCACTCCCCGCTAGAGTCTTCGCCGGCAGCTCTCGGCTAAGTCGTGGAGTCCTTCTTGGCGTCGTCGACCCGGGCCGTCGGCGCGACCCATGACCGGCCCGGTGGAGTCCACCCCAGCTCAACGATCGCACCCTTGAGGGCGTCCGCGTCGATCGTTTGCACTGGTACCGTTTCCGGGTGCTGCTGGATCCAACGCGATTCCGCGACTCGGCCGACCTGGAGGATCGTTTCGAGGGCGAACCCGTAGGCGAGAGCAAGCGGTTGGCCGCCCGGCATGAAGCCGAGTACAAGGAACCCGACGGCGAAGATATACCGCAGGTTTTCCCGGCCGGGCGAAGACAGCGGATTGACGGTTAACGCGAGCCGCAGCGATCCGTTGCCCGCCCATATCAGGTTGAGGACGACCTCCGGATGGTCCAGGAGCTGGGCGACCACCTTGAGGTCATCCAGGTTTTCCACGCTCTCGAGTACGTCGCGCTCCAACACGGCGAGCTGCGCAGCGTCGATGGTGAGTTGAAGCGCTTGCAGGACCGCCATCTGTTGACGCAGCCGAGACCCGCGGATGTGCACTTCTAGGACGTACACACCGTTCAGGTCGTGCCGCTCGAGGTCCCCCATCTCCTCCATGAAAGGCTGAACAGCGAGCGCAAGTCGTGCTGCATCCGCGGCGTACGCGAGCGAAGTCATGGCCGCACGCTACACCACGTCGAGACGCATGGATCCTATGGACGTTCCAGAGAA from Leifsonia sp. Root1293 includes:
- a CDS encoding PIN domain-containing protein, translating into MIQQRVFVDADVLYSACLRNWLFQLRVSTGSMFLLYTSEDVLAELLSKLRDNNPRWDGGKISRIRATITEVFDEIVQDFDGSIDYQGEDPDDFHVHAATVAAKADILVTCDKLLLNQPNADKLSYEAFHPDDFFVLVNDSAPLNVRAATMDQLRFYVGKFGEKNSGLVDALIVAKTPQFADVVRTHLIDLSGALSRIDRRKLHKYERLALEVESR